A section of the Streptococcus oriscaviae genome encodes:
- a CDS encoding ATP-dependent Clp protease ATP-binding subunit, with amino-acid sequence MLCHNCKINDATIHLYTNLNGKQQQVDLCHNCYQIMKTDPNNAILKGLGDLSNPNNMDPFSEFFNNLGGYPGKTPAGKPRNPTPPTQSGGGNGRNNGGNQQPPQRPNGLLEEFGINVTEIARRGEIDPVIGRDQEITRVIEILNRRTKNNPVLIGEPGVGKTAVVEGLAQKIVDGAVPQKLQGKEVIRLDVVSLVQGTGIRGQFEERMQKLMEEIRNRKEVILFIDEIHEIVGAGSAGDGNMDAGNILKPALARGEMQLVGATTLNEYRIIEKDAALERRMQPVKVDEPSVEETITILKGIQSKYQDYHHVKYTDAAIEAAAVLSNRYIQDRFLPDKAIDLLDEAGSKMNLTLNFVDPKELDQRLIDAENRKAQATRDEDYEKAAYFRDQIAKYKEMQKATLSEEDTPLITEKEIEAIVEQKTNIPVGDLKEKEQSQLINLASDLKAHVIGQDQAVDKIAKAIRRNRVGLGAPNRPIGSFLFVGPTGVGKTELSKQLAIELFGSADSMIRFDMSEYMEKHAVAKLVGAPPGYVGYEEAGQLTEKVRRNPYSLILLDEVEKAHPDVMHMFLQVLDDGRLTDGQGRTVSFKDTIIIMTSNAGTGKVEASVGFGAAMEGRSQSVLGQLSNFFSPEFMNRFDGIIEFQPLSKENLLQIVDLMLQDVNKRLASNGISLHVTDKVKEKLVDLGYDPKMGARPLRRTIQDQIEDAVTDFYLEHPNEKDLRAVMNAKGEILVKASQKKPVETSA; translated from the coding sequence ATGCTTTGTCACAATTGTAAAATCAACGATGCAACTATTCACCTTTACACCAATCTCAACGGAAAACAGCAACAAGTCGACCTCTGTCATAACTGCTATCAAATCATGAAGACCGACCCTAACAATGCCATTTTAAAAGGCTTGGGCGATTTGTCCAATCCAAACAATATGGATCCTTTTAGTGAGTTTTTCAATAATTTGGGAGGCTATCCTGGAAAAACACCTGCTGGCAAGCCCCGCAACCCGACTCCACCCACCCAGTCAGGAGGAGGAAACGGCCGCAATAATGGAGGAAATCAACAACCGCCGCAGCGTCCAAATGGTCTTTTGGAAGAGTTTGGCATAAACGTTACCGAAATTGCCCGCCGAGGCGAAATAGACCCTGTTATCGGTCGCGATCAGGAAATCACCCGTGTCATTGAAATTCTCAACCGCAGAACCAAGAACAATCCTGTTCTTATCGGCGAACCCGGAGTTGGTAAAACAGCTGTTGTCGAAGGACTAGCCCAGAAGATTGTCGATGGAGCTGTTCCGCAAAAACTACAAGGGAAGGAAGTTATCCGACTGGATGTAGTCAGCTTGGTACAAGGAACTGGAATCCGCGGTCAATTTGAAGAACGAATGCAAAAGCTGATGGAAGAGATTCGCAACCGCAAGGAAGTCATTCTCTTTATTGACGAGATTCATGAGATTGTCGGAGCAGGTTCTGCAGGTGATGGCAATATGGATGCGGGAAATATCCTCAAACCAGCCCTAGCACGTGGAGAAATGCAGCTAGTCGGTGCTACCACTCTCAATGAGTATCGCATCATTGAAAAAGATGCCGCTCTGGAACGTCGGATGCAGCCTGTCAAGGTAGATGAACCAAGTGTAGAAGAAACCATCACCATCCTCAAGGGTATCCAAAGCAAGTACCAAGACTATCACCATGTCAAGTACACCGATGCTGCTATTGAAGCTGCTGCCGTTCTTTCCAACCGCTACATTCAGGATCGTTTCTTGCCAGATAAGGCCATTGACCTATTGGATGAAGCAGGCTCTAAGATGAATCTGACCCTCAACTTTGTCGATCCAAAAGAACTGGACCAACGCCTGATTGATGCTGAGAATCGCAAGGCTCAGGCAACCCGAGATGAAGATTATGAAAAAGCTGCTTATTTCCGTGACCAAATTGCCAAATACAAGGAAATGCAAAAAGCAACCTTGAGCGAAGAAGATACCCCGCTCATCACCGAGAAGGAAATTGAAGCCATTGTAGAGCAAAAGACCAATATCCCTGTCGGTGACCTTAAAGAAAAAGAACAGTCACAGCTAATCAATCTAGCTAGCGACCTCAAGGCTCATGTCATCGGTCAAGATCAGGCAGTCGATAAGATTGCTAAGGCCATCCGCCGTAACCGTGTCGGTCTTGGTGCCCCTAATCGCCCTATCGGCAGCTTCCTCTTTGTGGGGCCAACGGGTGTCGGAAAGACCGAGCTTTCCAAACAACTGGCCATTGAACTCTTTGGTTCAGCAGATAGTATGATTCGCTTCGATATGTCTGAGTATATGGAAAAACACGCAGTGGCTAAACTGGTTGGAGCCCCTCCAGGCTACGTTGGCTACGAAGAAGCTGGTCAGCTGACAGAAAAAGTCCGTCGCAACCCTTACTCTCTCATCCTTCTTGATGAGGTTGAAAAGGCACATCCGGACGTCATGCATATGTTCTTACAAGTTCTGGATGACGGCCGACTAACAGATGGTCAAGGCCGTACCGTCAGCTTCAAAGACACCATTATTATCATGACTTCCAATGCTGGAACAGGTAAGGTGGAGGCTAGTGTTGGTTTTGGAGCGGCTATGGAAGGCCGGAGCCAATCTGTTCTTGGCCAACTCAGCAATTTCTTTAGTCCTGAATTCATGAACCGCTTTGATGGTATTATCGAATTTCAACCGCTCAGCAAGGAAAATCTCCTGCAAATCGTTGATCTCATGCTGCAAGATGTCAATAAACGTCTAGCAAGCAACGGTATCAGCCTGCATGTGACCGACAAGGTTAAGGAAAAACTGGTCGACTTGGGCTACGATCCAAAGATGGGAGCTCGTCCTCTTCGTCGAACCATTCAGGATCAAATCGAAGATGCCGTCACAGACTTCTATCTGGAGCATCCAAACGAAAAAGACCTTCGGGCTGTGATGAATGCCAAAGGGGAAATCCTTGTCAAAGCCAGCCAGAAAAAACCGGTCGAAACCAGTGCATAA
- a CDS encoding YggT family protein translates to MHLVIVILLRVVEIYSFILLLYTFLTWIPEVFATSFGRLVLWLVRPVLEPFRRFNLQFLGLDWTAPLVMVLLNLVTRLLFYLLLSL, encoded by the coding sequence ATGCATCTAGTTATAGTCATTCTTTTAAGAGTAGTGGAAATCTACTCTTTCATTCTCTTGCTCTATACCTTTTTGACCTGGATACCGGAAGTTTTTGCAACAAGCTTTGGACGCTTGGTCCTTTGGCTGGTTCGACCGGTTTTAGAGCCTTTCCGCCGCTTTAATCTCCAATTTTTAGGACTGGATTGGACGGCACCTTTGGTAATGGTGCTACTGAACCTAGTAACGCGTCTTCTCTTTTATTTACTTTTATCGCTTTAG
- a CDS encoding DUF1797 family protein, producing MESHLVRIINRLEAMASDGGTLKRNFEREGVVVAEVAYSYDEENGSVFTLRDVAARETYTFDSIDLIAMEIYELLY from the coding sequence ATGGAATCACATTTAGTGAGAATTATTAACCGCTTGGAGGCCATGGCTAGTGATGGCGGTACCTTGAAACGCAACTTTGAACGCGAAGGTGTTGTTGTTGCAGAGGTAGCTTATAGCTATGACGAAGAGAATGGTTCTGTATTTACCTTGCGGGATGTTGCTGCGCGTGAAACCTACACATTTGACAGCATTGACCTGATTGCAATGGAAATCTACGAGCTCTTGTACTAA
- a CDS encoding NUDIX domain-containing protein → MTQATFGEKQDGVTYKHRYGVYAVIPDAAHEHIILVQAPNGAWFLPGGEIEAGEDHLAALERELLEELGFTAEIGCYFGQADEYFYSRHRDTHYYNPAYIYQVISYQEVGKPLEDFNNLAWFSIDEAIEKLKRGSHKWGIEQWKLQEISHNS, encoded by the coding sequence ATGACACAAGCTACATTTGGTGAAAAACAAGATGGAGTGACCTACAAGCACCGCTACGGAGTTTATGCCGTTATTCCTGATGCTGCCCATGAACATATCATTCTAGTTCAAGCACCCAATGGGGCCTGGTTCCTTCCGGGAGGAGAAATCGAAGCAGGCGAAGATCATCTAGCTGCCCTAGAAAGAGAATTGCTTGAAGAACTCGGATTTACGGCTGAAATCGGCTGCTACTTTGGACAGGCAGATGAATACTTTTACTCCCGTCATCGAGATACCCACTACTACAATCCTGCCTATATCTATCAGGTAATCAGCTACCAAGAAGTGGGCAAGCCTCTTGAAGACTTTAACAATCTGGCCTGGTTCTCAATCGACGAAGCGATTGAAAAACTCAAGCGGGGCAGCCACAAATGGGGCATCGAACAATGGAAATTGCAAGAAATTTCCCACAATAGCTAG
- a CDS encoding RNA-binding protein → MRDLLQHFPREEKEFAEKIIDSCQQVENTYSHRVTSFLNHRQVAIATSIAHHFQLLTFSSLELVETEFSRMIIAPSYYQLEVDDFDMMALEIAYPQKFHKLTHAQILGTLLNQLGIKRQFIGDILLSDNQAVVLIDRKFGQLLQTSVQKIARVPVNWIEVDWTRLELKVDDMQTRELLLSSLRLDKIVSTAFKLSRASAVKLIEGKQVKLDYAEETQAARLVELGQLISVRGFGRIRLREVVGYTKQGKLKVDIELIKK, encoded by the coding sequence ATGCGAGATTTGTTGCAACATTTTCCGCGGGAAGAAAAAGAGTTTGCAGAAAAAATTATTGATAGTTGCCAGCAAGTTGAGAATACGTACTCGCACAGAGTGACATCCTTTCTCAATCATCGGCAAGTTGCTATCGCAACTTCAATCGCCCATCATTTTCAACTCTTGACTTTTTCTAGTTTGGAATTAGTGGAAACAGAGTTTTCTCGCATGATTATCGCTCCATCTTACTATCAGCTAGAAGTGGATGATTTTGATATGATGGCTTTAGAAATTGCCTATCCCCAAAAATTCCATAAATTGACTCATGCTCAGATTTTGGGAACCTTGCTGAATCAGTTAGGTATTAAGAGGCAATTTATCGGAGATATTCTTCTTTCAGACAACCAAGCAGTGGTTCTAATAGACCGTAAATTTGGGCAATTGCTTCAAACATCCGTGCAAAAAATTGCACGAGTTCCAGTAAACTGGATAGAAGTAGACTGGACAAGGCTTGAGCTGAAAGTTGATGATATGCAAACGAGAGAATTATTGCTATCAAGTTTGCGGCTGGATAAGATTGTCTCAACAGCCTTCAAGCTATCGAGAGCCAGTGCAGTAAAGTTGATAGAAGGGAAACAAGTCAAGCTGGATTATGCTGAAGAGACTCAGGCAGCCCGCCTTGTGGAACTTGGTCAGCTTATCAGTGTTCGGGGATTTGGAAGGATTCGCTTGAGAGAAGTAGTAGGATATACCAAACAAGGCAAATTGAAAGTAGACATTGAACTTATAAAGAAATAG
- the ileS gene encoding isoleucine--tRNA ligase, whose translation MKLKETLNLGQTAFPMRAGLPTREPEWQKVWDQAKIYEKRQELNAGKPAFHLHDGPPYANGNIHVGHALNKISKDIIVRAKSMSGFRAPYVPGWDTHGLPIEQVLAKQGVKRKEMDLVAYLEMCKEYALSQVDKQRADFKRLGVLGDWENPYITLTKDYEAAQIRVFGAMADKGYIYRGAKPVYWSWSSESALAEAEIEYHDIDSTSLYYANKVKDGKGVLDTDSYIVVWTTTPFTITASRGLTVGADIVYLLVKPAGEERKFLLAEALIDSLASKFGWETFEVVARYKGSELEYIVTEHPWDKVVDELVILGEHVTTDSGTGIVHTAPGFGEDDYNVGIKYGLEVAVTVDSRGIMMENAGPAFEGQFYDKLLPTVKEELGDLLLASEVINHSYPFDWRTKKPIIWRAVPQWFASVSKFRQEILDEIERTTFYPAWGKTRLYNMIRDRGDWVISRQRAWGVPLPIFYAENGEAIMSKEVTDHVAKLFEEHGSIVWWQREAKDLLPEGFEHEGSPNGLFTKESDIMDVWFDSGSSWNGVMNARDNLAYPADLYLEGSDQYRGWFNSSLITSVAVNGHAPYKSVLSQGFVLDGKGLKMSKSLGNTILPSDVEKQFGAEILRLWVTSVDTSNDVRVSMEILGQVSETYRKIRNTLRFLLANTSDFNPSVDAVAYDQLRTVDQYTLVKFNKLVDHIRKSYDAYDFMAIYKAVVNFVTLDLSAFYLDFAKDVVYIEGAKSVARRQMQTVFYDILVKITKLLTPIMPHTAEEIWSYLEHEAEEFVQLAEFPEVETFVNEEGLLAEWENFMTFRTKAQKALEEARDAKIIGKSLEAHLSVYVSDTTKAFLESLHTDLAQLLIVSELTLLTEAAPAEALVLEDLAFVVERAAGEVCERCRRIDTSVTERSYGVRICNHCADVVEENFPEAVAAGFEAK comes from the coding sequence ATGAAATTAAAAGAAACATTGAACTTGGGGCAAACTGCCTTTCCTATGCGTGCAGGGCTTCCAACTCGTGAACCAGAGTGGCAAAAGGTTTGGGATCAAGCAAAGATTTATGAAAAACGTCAGGAACTAAATGCAGGAAAGCCAGCCTTTCATCTGCATGACGGCCCTCCCTATGCAAATGGAAATATCCACGTCGGACATGCCTTGAACAAAATTTCAAAGGACATCATCGTTCGCGCCAAGTCCATGTCAGGCTTTAGAGCTCCATATGTTCCAGGATGGGATACCCATGGTTTGCCTATTGAGCAGGTTCTAGCCAAACAAGGGGTTAAGCGCAAGGAGATGGACTTGGTAGCCTACCTTGAGATGTGTAAGGAATATGCTCTCAGTCAGGTTGACAAGCAACGGGCTGACTTCAAGCGGTTAGGTGTATTAGGTGATTGGGAAAATCCTTATATCACGTTGACCAAGGACTATGAAGCTGCTCAAATTCGTGTGTTTGGTGCCATGGCTGATAAAGGCTATATCTACCGTGGAGCAAAGCCGGTGTATTGGTCTTGGTCTTCTGAGTCTGCCCTTGCAGAAGCTGAAATTGAATACCATGATATTGACTCCACTTCCCTATACTATGCCAATAAGGTTAAGGATGGTAAGGGAGTATTGGATACAGACAGCTATATCGTTGTCTGGACAACGACTCCATTTACCATTACAGCCTCACGCGGTTTGACAGTTGGTGCGGATATTGTCTATCTGTTGGTTAAGCCTGCTGGAGAAGAGCGTAAATTCCTCTTGGCAGAGGCTTTGATTGATAGTTTAGCTAGCAAATTTGGCTGGGAAACCTTTGAAGTAGTGGCTCGTTATAAAGGGTCAGAACTTGAGTACATCGTCACAGAGCATCCGTGGGACAAGGTGGTTGATGAGCTGGTCATCTTGGGAGAACACGTTACAACAGACTCCGGTACGGGGATCGTCCATACCGCTCCAGGTTTTGGTGAGGACGACTATAATGTGGGAATCAAATACGGCCTTGAAGTTGCTGTTACAGTTGACAGTCGCGGAATCATGATGGAAAATGCAGGTCCTGCTTTTGAAGGCCAATTCTATGATAAACTCCTTCCAACCGTCAAGGAAGAGTTGGGTGATTTGCTCTTAGCTAGCGAAGTCATCAACCACTCCTATCCTTTTGATTGGCGGACTAAAAAGCCAATCATCTGGCGTGCAGTACCTCAATGGTTCGCTTCTGTGTCCAAATTCCGTCAGGAGATTCTGGATGAAATCGAGCGGACAACCTTCTATCCAGCTTGGGGTAAGACTCGTCTGTACAATATGATTCGTGACCGTGGTGACTGGGTTATTTCTCGGCAACGTGCTTGGGGCGTGCCTCTGCCTATCTTCTATGCAGAAAATGGCGAGGCCATCATGAGCAAGGAAGTGACAGACCATGTGGCCAAGCTATTCGAGGAACATGGGTCAATTGTTTGGTGGCAGCGTGAAGCAAAAGATTTGCTACCGGAAGGTTTTGAACACGAAGGTTCACCGAATGGTTTGTTTACCAAAGAAAGCGACATCATGGATGTTTGGTTTGACTCAGGTTCTTCTTGGAACGGTGTCATGAATGCTCGTGACAATCTTGCCTATCCTGCGGACCTCTATTTGGAAGGGTCAGATCAGTATCGTGGTTGGTTTAACTCTTCTCTGATTACCTCTGTTGCAGTCAATGGGCATGCTCCTTACAAGTCTGTTCTTTCCCAAGGGTTTGTCCTTGATGGAAAAGGGCTCAAAATGTCTAAATCACTGGGAAATACCATCTTACCGAGTGATGTGGAGAAGCAGTTCGGTGCGGAAATCCTACGTTTGTGGGTTACATCTGTTGACACCTCCAATGATGTACGCGTATCAATGGAAATCTTAGGGCAAGTTTCTGAAACTTACCGTAAAATCCGCAATACCCTGCGCTTCTTGTTGGCCAATACATCGGATTTCAATCCGTCAGTGGATGCAGTAGCCTACGATCAGTTGCGCACAGTTGACCAGTACACCTTGGTTAAATTTAACAAGCTGGTAGACCACATCCGTAAGTCCTACGATGCCTATGATTTTATGGCTATTTATAAGGCTGTGGTTAACTTTGTAACCCTTGACTTGTCTGCCTTTTATCTGGATTTTGCTAAGGATGTTGTTTATATCGAAGGTGCAAAATCAGTGGCTCGCCGTCAGATGCAGACAGTTTTCTATGATATTTTAGTGAAGATTACTAAGTTACTGACTCCGATTATGCCACATACAGCTGAGGAAATTTGGTCATACTTGGAGCATGAGGCGGAAGAATTTGTCCAGTTGGCAGAGTTCCCAGAGGTAGAAACTTTCGTGAATGAAGAAGGTTTGTTGGCTGAGTGGGAAAACTTCATGACCTTTAGAACAAAAGCTCAAAAAGCCTTGGAAGAAGCCCGCGATGCTAAGATTATCGGTAAGTCCTTAGAAGCTCACTTGAGTGTATATGTTTCAGACACAACTAAGGCCTTCTTGGAAAGCCTTCATACAGACTTGGCTCAGTTGCTGATTGTATCAGAATTGACCCTCCTGACAGAGGCTGCTCCTGCAGAAGCCTTGGTGTTGGAAGATCTTGCTTTTGTCGTAGAACGTGCAGCAGGTGAGGTTTGTGAACGTTGCCGTCGCATTGATACCAGTGTTACAGAGCGTAGCTATGGTGTGCGTATCTGTAACCACTGTGCAGATGTGGTAGAAGAAAACTTCCCTGAGGCAGTAGCAGCAGGTTTTGAAGCTAAATAA
- a CDS encoding DivIVA domain-containing protein, with the protein MALTALELKDKTFGTKFRGYDAEEVDDFLDIVTRDYEDLVRKNHEQESEIKSLRERLAYFDEMKESLSQSVLLAQDTAEKVKHAAENQAAHIVKEAEYDAQTLLNEAKDKANGILRLATDNAKCVAVETEELKNKTRIFHQRLKSTVESQLALIDSPEWEEILRPTASYLQTSDEAFREVLEKALDEDVKFIEEDLDMTRQLSPEEVAELTRQAAALEEFPILEADPIEE; encoded by the coding sequence ATGGCACTTACAGCATTAGAATTAAAAGATAAAACCTTTGGTACGAAATTTAGAGGCTACGATGCAGAAGAAGTGGATGATTTCTTGGACATCGTAACCCGTGACTATGAGGATTTAGTTCGTAAAAACCACGAGCAAGAATCTGAAATCAAATCCTTGAGAGAACGATTGGCTTACTTTGATGAGATGAAAGAATCTCTTAGTCAGTCTGTGCTTTTGGCTCAGGATACAGCAGAAAAAGTAAAACATGCGGCAGAAAACCAGGCTGCCCATATCGTTAAAGAGGCAGAATACGATGCTCAGACCTTGCTTAATGAAGCCAAGGACAAGGCGAATGGCATCTTGCGCTTGGCAACAGACAACGCAAAGTGTGTTGCTGTTGAAACAGAGGAGTTGAAGAACAAGACCCGTATTTTCCATCAGCGTCTTAAATCAACCGTTGAAAGCCAGTTGGCCTTGATTGATTCTCCGGAATGGGAAGAAATCCTCCGTCCAACGGCATCCTACCTGCAGACCAGTGATGAAGCCTTCCGTGAAGTTTTAGAAAAGGCATTGGATGAAGATGTCAAGTTCATTGAAGAGGACTTGGACATGACCCGTCAGTTGTCTCCAGAAGAGGTGGCTGAATTGACCAGACAAGCCGCTGCCTTGGAAGAGTTTCCTATTTTGGAAGCAGACCCAATTGAAGAATAG
- a CDS encoding DUF1576 domain-containing protein, which yields MTRILTHFHKQDRRKLIILLLAVYTLVFAFLMPDRHLLVEQYLALLLHQTYLIQDAFVTAGFAATFFNVALHFFVAYYLMSRNERSKISGLQIAAIGIFIGHSFFGTHILNIVPILVGTVLYAHWTHQSFKLFTTVSLFATATAPLVSFVALEPGLSIGSVLAACLVGILLGFIAPPLAEHYLKFHNGLSLYNYGFTTGYMAMFFVLALPYLGWETQLTINLLQTNSHILLTYFSIIWAGFALLVVKNFREAIQHYPKLLKSSGRLPDDFVAKYGIYSTLLNMCCNSGLYLLIILLLGEPLNGPVLGALLSFFGFSAFGKHTKNCLPVTLGIMAACLLLGQPLTGIRFQLAFFLGNGLAPISGFYGMTYGFIAGFLHYNLTSLAFGLHQGMSLYNNGFTTGLVAGFLFPIIENIQDHKPKWTQLHWRKNVKRKK from the coding sequence ATGACGAGGATTCTCACCCACTTCCACAAACAAGACCGACGAAAACTAATCATTCTGCTGTTGGCTGTCTATACGCTTGTTTTTGCCTTTTTAATGCCGGACAGACACTTGCTGGTCGAACAATATCTAGCACTGTTGCTCCATCAGACCTATCTGATTCAGGATGCCTTTGTCACAGCTGGTTTTGCCGCTACCTTTTTCAATGTTGCTCTGCATTTTTTCGTTGCCTATTATCTAATGAGTCGAAATGAGCGCAGCAAAATTAGCGGTCTTCAGATTGCAGCCATTGGCATTTTTATAGGGCATTCCTTTTTCGGAACCCACATACTCAACATTGTCCCTATTCTAGTAGGAACTGTCCTCTATGCCCATTGGACTCACCAGTCCTTCAAATTGTTTACCACGGTGAGTTTATTTGCAACTGCAACGGCTCCTCTGGTTTCTTTTGTTGCACTCGAACCGGGATTGTCAATAGGCTCTGTCCTTGCCGCTTGTCTGGTTGGTATCCTATTAGGCTTTATAGCCCCGCCTCTGGCAGAACACTATTTGAAGTTTCACAATGGTTTATCCCTCTACAACTATGGTTTTACAACAGGCTATATGGCCATGTTTTTTGTCCTAGCCTTACCTTATCTGGGCTGGGAAACCCAACTGACCATCAATTTGCTTCAGACAAACAGCCATATTCTGCTCACTTATTTCTCCATCATCTGGGCGGGATTTGCCCTTTTGGTGGTGAAAAACTTTCGTGAAGCCATTCAGCATTATCCCAAGCTGTTGAAAAGCTCAGGTCGCCTGCCGGATGATTTTGTAGCAAAATACGGTATTTACAGCACGCTTCTAAATATGTGTTGCAATAGCGGGCTCTACTTGCTCATCATTCTTCTCTTGGGAGAGCCATTGAATGGGCCTGTACTTGGAGCCTTGTTATCCTTCTTTGGCTTTAGCGCCTTCGGTAAGCACACCAAAAATTGCCTGCCCGTTACCCTCGGCATTATGGCCGCTTGCCTGCTCTTGGGACAACCACTGACAGGCATTCGCTTCCAACTGGCCTTCTTTCTAGGCAATGGCCTAGCCCCCATTTCTGGATTTTATGGCATGACCTATGGATTCATTGCAGGCTTCCTTCACTACAATCTGACCAGTCTAGCTTTTGGACTTCATCAGGGCATGAGCCTATACAACAACGGATTTACGACGGGACTGGTTGCCGGCTTCCTCTTTCCGATTATCGAAAATATTCAAGATCACAAACCTAAATGGACACAGCTGCATTGGAGAAAAAATGTTAAACGAAAAAAATAA
- a CDS encoding GNAT family N-acetyltransferase has protein sequence MITLRLVDETTFEAVIGLSVADGDKRRVASNLYSLAQAWLYRQDDTIEPLAILASGKVVGFLLLAKHRRDKEYLIWRLMIDQAHQNRGHGREVLRQVIQMAKDDQECQKVTANYVIGNHKMRGLLEKFAFQPVGLKGNEMMMTLDIK, from the coding sequence ATGATTACATTAAGATTAGTAGATGAAACAACATTTGAGGCGGTTATAGGACTTTCCGTCGCAGATGGAGATAAACGTCGCGTAGCCTCCAATCTCTATTCTTTAGCCCAAGCTTGGCTCTACCGTCAGGATGATACCATAGAGCCCCTAGCTATCTTAGCCAGCGGTAAAGTAGTAGGGTTCCTGCTTTTAGCCAAGCATAGAAGAGACAAGGAGTACCTGATCTGGCGGCTGATGATTGACCAAGCCCATCAAAACAGAGGGCATGGTAGGGAGGTTCTGCGTCAGGTCATTCAGATGGCCAAGGACGATCAGGAGTGTCAGAAGGTGACGGCCAATTATGTGATTGGCAACCATAAGATGCGAGGCTTACTTGAAAAATTTGCCTTTCAGCCAGTCGGGCTAAAAGGTAACGAGATGATGATGACATTAGATATAAAATAA
- a CDS encoding MBL fold metallo-hydrolase translates to MREIYPNIYTFPIVLPKSPLREIHSYVIKGEGRTLVIDTGYNQPESLADMQAGLDELGIQMKDVDLIITHLHADHSGLATLFYDAGARIFAGKVDGDLFNAMASGEYWELLGSFRPLYGISEEEMAIEDNPGFRFKLDRPVPYQVLEIGSHVQVGDFDFEVVDLIGHTPGHIGLYDREKEIMFSADTVLDPITPNITFWGWDYPNILKTYMRTLSTLRQMKLRFLFPGHRQLITDHVKRIDELVDHHFERMQEILDSIADEERVTVRDVSARIKWRIKAANWDELPKPQKWFASGETMAHLDYLVASGHLEMTLEDGVLYFCKLQSHISRE, encoded by the coding sequence ATGAGAGAAATCTATCCTAACATCTACACCTTTCCCATTGTCTTGCCCAAGAGTCCTCTGCGAGAGATTCATTCTTACGTTATCAAAGGAGAAGGCCGAACCCTAGTAATTGATACTGGCTATAATCAGCCAGAATCCTTAGCAGATATGCAGGCAGGTTTGGATGAGCTGGGCATTCAAATGAAAGACGTTGATCTGATTATTACCCATCTTCATGCAGACCATTCAGGTCTTGCCACACTCTTTTATGATGCGGGGGCCCGTATCTTTGCTGGGAAGGTAGATGGTGATTTGTTCAATGCCATGGCCAGCGGTGAATACTGGGAGTTGCTAGGCAGTTTTAGACCGCTCTACGGAATTTCAGAAGAAGAGATGGCAATTGAAGACAATCCAGGTTTTCGTTTCAAACTCGATCGCCCAGTTCCTTATCAAGTTCTTGAAATTGGAAGTCATGTTCAGGTTGGGGACTTTGATTTTGAAGTGGTGGATTTGATTGGGCATACACCAGGTCATATCGGACTTTATGACAGGGAAAAAGAAATTATGTTTAGTGCGGATACGGTTTTGGATCCTATTACGCCCAACATAACTTTCTGGGGCTGGGATTATCCAAATATTCTCAAGACCTACATGAGAACCCTATCAACTTTGCGCCAGATGAAATTGCGTTTTCTCTTTCCAGGACACCGCCAGCTGATTACAGATCATGTGAAGCGGATTGACGAACTGGTAGACCATCATTTTGAGCGGATGCAAGAAATTCTCGATTCTATTGCCGATGAGGAGCGAGTAACCGTCCGTGATGTATCGGCGCGTATCAAGTGGCGCATTAAGGCTGCCAACTGGGATGAGCTTCCAAAACCACAGAAGTGGTTTGCTAGTGGCGAAACAATGGCTCATCTGGATTACTTGGTTGCGTCTGGGCATCTGGAAATGACACTGGAAGATGGCGTACTCTACTTCTGTAAACTCCAATCTCACATCTCAAGAGAATAA
- a CDS encoding DUF1827 family protein, which translates to MKIINTTNSHSQLVQNQLANTDAFLVETYSAGNTDVIFTQAPRHYELLISNNYRAIQDSELKKIRDFFLHRKIDAKTINPAAIQTIHTDRLVEMSIPIITPSS; encoded by the coding sequence ATGAAAATTATCAACACGACAAATAGCCATTCCCAACTCGTTCAAAATCAACTCGCTAATACAGATGCTTTTCTGGTAGAAACCTATTCTGCAGGAAATACAGATGTCATTTTCACTCAAGCACCTCGTCATTATGAACTCTTGATTTCTAATAATTATCGCGCCATTCAAGATAGTGAATTAAAGAAGATTCGTGACTTCTTCCTCCACCGCAAGATTGATGCCAAAACCATCAATCCAGCCGCCATCCAAACCATTCACACAGACCGGTTGGTGGAGATGTCTATTCCAATCATCACTCCCTCATCCTAA